The genomic interval CGCTGGGACCCGCCGCATCCCGCCGATGCGGCCATGCTCGCCGCCTTCCATGCCCATCAGGGCACCGACAAGGGCTTTGGGCCGGCCGCCGGCCCGCGCGCCACAGCCGCCATGGCGGAGGCCTTCGCGGCCTCGGGTTACGCGGTGGAGCGGGCGCCGAGCCCCTGGCGTCTCGATGAGGCCTTCCGCGACCTCGCCCGCGAGCTCGTCACCGGCTTTGCCGGCGCTGTGAGCGAAACGGGCCGGGTGCCGCAGGCCGAGATCGACGCCTGGCTGGCGGCACGCCGGGCCGGCGTCACCTGCCATGTCGGCCACGAAGACCTGCTGGCCCTGCCGCGCTGAGCCACAGACGGCGAAAAGCCCCGGTGCATGGCCGGGGCTTCCGCAGACATCGCAGTTTTGGAGGTCGGTGCGCTGTCGGCGTTTCGCGGGTTGCGATCACTCGCAGACGCGGACCGTGCGGCGCTCCATGCCGTAGGGGGTCTCGACCCAGCGGCGGGTCAGGTAGCACTCGGAAGCGTAGGCGCGGGAGTTGGCCGCGGCGATGGCGCCGCCGACGATCACACCCGTGGCGAGGGCGCCGACGCCCCAGCCGATGTGGCGGCGGTGCCACGGGCCGGCCTCGGCCTGGGAGGAGATGCCGACCGACAGGGTGGCGACGGCGGCGGCGGCGAGAGCGAAGGTCTTGAAGCGGTTCATGGCGGTTCCCCTTTTGGATCTGAGGGGCTCATCTGCCCCTGATATCCATGGGTCTCCGTGACCGCGAAAAAGGTTCGAGCCCGCCGCGATTTTTTTTCGCAGGCGGGCTCGCAATGTCTCGGGGACTGCTGGAGAGGCTTACTCGGCGGCCTCGCCGGCACGGCGACCGGCCGCGTCTTCCACCGCCTGCTCCGCCGCATCCAGCGTCTTCAGCGCCTCGGGGCGGGGCATGGAGATGATGTTGTAGCCGGAATCGACATGGTGCACTTCGCCGGTGACGCCGCCCGACAGATCCGACAGCAGGTAGAGCGCCGAGCCGCCGATATCGTCCAGCGAGACGGTCCGCCGCAGCGGCGCGTGGCGCTTCTGGAAGTTGAACATCAGCCGCGCGTCCGAGATGCCGGCGCCGGCCAGCGTCCGCACCGGGCCGGGCGACAGCGCGTTGACGCGGATGCCGAGCGGGCCGAAATCGGCGGCGAGATAGCGGACCGACGCCTCGAGGCCGGCCTTGGCGACGCCCATGACGTTGTAGTTCGGCATGACGCGGGTCGAGCCACCATAGGTCAGCGTCAGCAGCGTGCCGCCCGGCTGCATCAGCGGCACGGCGCGCTTGGCGACTTCCGTGAACGAGAAGCAGGAGATGACCATGGTCCGCGAGAAGTTCTCGCGGGTGGTGTCGGCATAGCGGCCCTTGAGCTCGCTCTTGTCGGAGAAGCCGATGGCGTGGACGACGAAGTCCAGCCCACCCCAGGTCTCGCCGATCCGGGCGAAGGTGGCATCCACCGTCGCCACGTCCTCGACATCGCAGGGCAGCACCATCGTCGAGCCGATGCTCTCGGCCAGTGGCTTCACGCGCTTGCCCAGCGCGTCGCCCTGGTAGGTGAAGGCGAGCTCGGCGCCATGGGCGGCCAGCGTGCGGGCGATGCCCCAGGCGATGGAATGGTCGTTCGCCACTCCCATGATCAGGCCACGACGGCCCTTCATCAATCCGCTCACGCGCGAGCTCCTGGATTCGGGGTCAGCCTCCGGGCCGCGACCGACGACCCTGAGGCGGGGATGCGCAAACCGGTCAGTCCACATGGGCGTTCACGATTCAGGGGACGATCCGTCCCCTGTGCCACGCCACTGCGACCATCCGGTGACAGCTTGGCGGACGGCGAGGCCGTCCTCAAGCGTCGACGTTCTTCAGCACGATCGTGGCGTTGGTGCCGCCAAAACCGAAGGAATTCGACACGACCACGCCGAGATTGGCATTGTCGATTCGCTGGCGGACGATCGGCATGTCGGCGACCTCCGGGTCGAGTTCCTCGATATGGGCGCTCTCGCAGATGAAGCCGTTGTTCATCATCAGCAGCGAATAGATCGCCTCCTGAACGCCGGTCGCGCCGAGCGAGTGGCCGGTCAGCGACTTGGTGGCGGAGATCGGCGGGCTCTTGTCGGCGCCGCCGAAGACCTCGCGGATCGCCTCGATCTCCCTGACGTCGCCCACCGGGGTCGAGGTGCCGTGCGGATTGATGTAGTCGACCTTCGGACCGACGCCCTCCAGCGCCATGCGCATGCAGCGCACCGCGCCCTCGCCCGAGGGGGCGACCATGTCGTAGCCGTCGGAGGTCGCGCCATAGCCGGCGATCTCGGCATAGATCTTCGCGCCGCGCGCCTTGGCGTGCTCGTACTCCTCCAGCACCACCACGCCGGCGCCGCCAGCGATGACGAAGCCGTCGCGGTTCGCGTCATAGGCGCGGGAGGCGGTCGAGGGCCGGTCGTTGTACTTGGTCGACATGGCGCCCATGGCATCGAAGAGCACCGAGAGCGTCCAGTCCAGTTCCTCGCAGCCGCCGGCGAAGACGATGTCCTGCTTGCCCCACTGGATCATCTCGGCGGCATTGCCGATGCAGTGATTCGACGTCGCGCAGGCCGAGGAGATCGAATAGTTCACGCCCTTGATCTTGAACCAGGTGGCGAGCGTCGCCGAGGCGGTCGATGACATGGCCTTCGGCACGGCAAAGGGGCCGACGCGCTTGGAATTGCCGCTCTCCTTGGCCTTCTCATAGGCGTCGATCAGCGCACGGGTGGACGGACCGCCCGAGCCCATGATGATGCCGGTGCGCTCGTTGGAGATCTCGCCGACCTCGAGGCCCGCATCGAGGATCGCCTGGTCCATGGCGATGTGATTCCAGCCCGTACCGCCGCCGTGGAAGCGCATGGCGCGGCGGTCGAGCATGGTGGTCGGATCGAGGGTGGGCGTCCCCGACACCTGCGAGCGGAAGCCGTGCTCCACGAAGGACGGGTCGAGGGCGATGCCGCTCTTGGCTTCCCGCAGCGAGGCGAGCACCTCGTTGGTGTTGTTGCCGATGGAGGAGACGATGCCCATTCCGGTGACGACGACGCGGCGCATGAGGGCCTCTTGATGTTGCGGGGCCTCGGGGGCCCTCGGACCTAGGTGGGGACGTCAGGCGGTGGTGAAAAGACCGACCCGCATGTCCTTGACCTCGTAGATGCGCTTTCCGTCCGCTTCCAGCCAGCCATCGGCGATGCCGAGCACCAGCTTGGACTTGAACACGCGCTTGAAATCGACGCCGTAGACGACCTTCTTGGTGGTCGGCAGCACCTGCTCGGAAAATTTCACCTCGCCGACGCCCAGCGCCCGGCCACGGCCGGGAAGGCCGAGCCAGCCGAGGTGGAAGCCGGTGAGCTGCCAGAGGGCATCGAGGCCAAGGCAGCCCGGCATGACCGGATCGCCCTGGAAATGGCAGGGGAAGAACCAGAGGTCGGGCTTGATGTCGAATTCGGCGACGACATGGCCCTTGTTGTTGGCGCCGCCGTCCTCGCCGATCGAGGTGATGCGGTCGAACATCAACATGGGCGGGAGGGGGAGCTGCGCATTTCCCGGCCCGAAGAGCTCGCCACGCCCGCAGGCCAGAAGCTCTTCATAGGTGAAACTCGACTTGCGCTCGCTCATCGCCTGGACTGTCCGCATTCCTTTGGGGGCCGCACATGGCGGCCGGGGTGGGGGTGCTGTCTAACACAGGGGTACGGGAGGGGCAAAAGGCCCTTGGTATGCATCCGTCACGCGGGGTTTCCGGCAGGGAACACCGCCTCATGGTTGCAGTCCGGATCCTTACGGGTTGCGAATGCCTTGCAAATTCGCCGCCTCGCACATAAAACAGGAGCCATGACGATCCGCACGCTCATTGACGTGACCTATCAGGATGCGGCGCAGGCCGATGGCGCCAAGCTTTCGGCGCAGGAGCGCGTGACGCTGCTGCAGAAGACCGGCTGCCCGATCCACGACGTTCGCACCATGCTGCGCGAGGTGGGCCTGCGCCCGACGCGCCAGCGCATGGCGCTCGGCTGGATCCTCTTCGCCAAGGGCGATCGTCACGTCACCGCCGAGATGCTCTACGACGAGGCCACAAAGGCCCGCGTGCCCGTCTCGCTCGCCACCGTCTACAACACGCTGCACCAGTTCACCGAGGCTGGCCTGCTGCGCGAGATCGCGGTGGATGGCTCCAAGGCCTATTTCGACACCAACCTGTCGGACCACCACCATTTCATCGTCGAGGGTGAGACCACCGTCTTCGATATTCCCGGTCCGCATATCGGCGTGGACAAGCTGCCCGAGGCCCCCGAGGGCTACGAGGTCGCCCGCGTCGACGTTGTTGTCCGCCTGCGCCGCAAGGAAGGCCAGGCCTGACATTCGTTCCCGCATGAACGGTTCACCGAGGGGTCGTCGCGCCAGCGCCGGCCCTTTTTCGTGGCCGCTCAGTCCTCGGCGAGCAGCGCCGCCCCCGCGCCCAGCGGCACGATGACAGCCAGGAACCCGGCAGCCTTGGCGAGCGCCGCGACGATGATCGGCGGACCGGCCTCGATCGTGACGCTCAGCCGCGTCGCCACGATGGCGAGCAGGGTGCCTGCGACGATGGCGGTGCAGATGATCGCCGTGGTGCGCTCGGAGAGGGTGAACAGGCGGCGGCCCGCATCGGCCAGCCCCACGACCGCGCCATAGGTCGAGCCTGCCAGGGCCGTCGCCCCCGCCAGGATGACCAGCAGCGCCGCAAGGCCCGAGAGCGTGGCGATGGCCCGGAGAATCGTCTGCGGCCAGCCCGCTCCTTCGGATGGCGGCGCCGCCGCGATGACGAGGTCGAGCACGCCCACCAGCGCCAACGCCGCGATGGCGGCGATCAGTCCGATCGTTGCGCTCTCAACCCCAATGCGCCAGGCCCGGCGGAAGAGATGGCGGATCGGCGCCGGCTCCCGCCCCCGCCGGACAGCCAGCCTCAGGCTGGCGACATGGGCGGCGAGCAACACCGCGATGAACAGGCTGGCGAGCACCAGCGCCACCATGGGCAGCTTCCAGGGCAGCGTCAGCCGCAGGCTCAGCGTCCCCTCGGTGATCACCCCGCAGGCGACCGCATAGGGCAGGACGTGCAGGACCGTGCGCCAGCCCGCCTCCCCCATCAGCGACAGGAAGCGACGCGGGAAACCAGGCGTGGCGGAGGCTTCCGTCACGCGCGGGCGACCGGCCTGACGTGCGACCGGCGGCTCAGAGCAGCACCTCGATGAGGAAGGGCCCCTTGCGGCGGTTGGCGGCGGCGAAGGCGTCGGCGAAGGCCTCTGCCGTCTCGACCCGCGTCCCCTCGACGCCCATGCCGGCGGCGAGCTTCACCCAGTCGAGGTCGGGATCGCCCAGCGACAGCATGTCATGCGCCTTCCGGCCCGGGTTCTCCGCGCCGACATTGGCGAGTTCGCCCTTGAGGATAGCATAGGCGCGATTCGCCCAGATGCAGACGGTCACGTCGAGCTTCTCGCGCGCCATGGTCCACAGCGCCTGCAGCGAATACATGCCGGAGCCATCGGCCTGCAGCGCCACCACCTTGCGGTCTGGGCAGGCCACCGCTGCGCCCACGGCGAGCGGCAGGCCCTCGCCGATGGCGCCGCCGGTGAGCGACAGCCAGTCATGCGGCGCAGCCCCGTGGGTGTCCTTGAAGAAGTTGCGGCCCGTCGTGACCGATTCGTCGGTGACGATGGCGTTCTCCGGGAGGAGATGACCGATGACGGCGGCGACCGAATCCTGGGTCAGCGCCCCCTTCGGCAGGTCCGGGCGCTTCGGCTGGTTCAGCACCGGCACCGCCTTGTCCGCGCCGAGGCGCTCGGCGAGGCGGGCGAGTGCGTCCTCGGCATCCTCGTGGAAATGCGCCAGCGTGACGACCTCCGCCTCGGGCGGATAGAG from Phreatobacter oligotrophus carries:
- the fabI gene encoding enoyl-ACP reductase FabI; its protein translation is MSGLMKGRRGLIMGVANDHSIAWGIARTLAAHGAELAFTYQGDALGKRVKPLAESIGSTMVLPCDVEDVATVDATFARIGETWGGLDFVVHAIGFSDKSELKGRYADTTRENFSRTMVISCFSFTEVAKRAVPLMQPGGTLLTLTYGGSTRVMPNYNVMGVAKAGLEASVRYLAADFGPLGIRVNALSPGPVRTLAGAGISDARLMFNFQKRHAPLRRTVSLDDIGGSALYLLSDLSGGVTGEVHHVDSGYNIISMPRPEALKTLDAAEQAVEDAAGRRAGEAAE
- the fabA gene encoding 3-hydroxyacyl-[acyl-carrier-protein] dehydratase FabA, giving the protein MSERKSSFTYEELLACGRGELFGPGNAQLPLPPMLMFDRITSIGEDGGANNKGHVVAEFDIKPDLWFFPCHFQGDPVMPGCLGLDALWQLTGFHLGWLGLPGRGRALGVGEVKFSEQVLPTTKKVVYGVDFKRVFKSKLVLGIADGWLEADGKRIYEVKDMRVGLFTTA
- the fabB gene encoding beta-ketoacyl-ACP synthase I, with translation MRRVVVTGMGIVSSIGNNTNEVLASLREAKSGIALDPSFVEHGFRSQVSGTPTLDPTTMLDRRAMRFHGGGTGWNHIAMDQAILDAGLEVGEISNERTGIIMGSGGPSTRALIDAYEKAKESGNSKRVGPFAVPKAMSSTASATLATWFKIKGVNYSISSACATSNHCIGNAAEMIQWGKQDIVFAGGCEELDWTLSVLFDAMGAMSTKYNDRPSTASRAYDANRDGFVIAGGAGVVVLEEYEHAKARGAKIYAEIAGYGATSDGYDMVAPSGEGAVRCMRMALEGVGPKVDYINPHGTSTPVGDVREIEAIREVFGGADKSPPISATKSLTGHSLGATGVQEAIYSLLMMNNGFICESAHIEELDPEVADMPIVRQRIDNANLGVVVSNSFGFGGTNATIVLKNVDA
- the irrA gene encoding iron response transcriptional regulator IrrA, whose product is MTIRTLIDVTYQDAAQADGAKLSAQERVTLLQKTGCPIHDVRTMLREVGLRPTRQRMALGWILFAKGDRHVTAEMLYDEATKARVPVSLATVYNTLHQFTEAGLLREIAVDGSKAYFDTNLSDHHHFIVEGETTVFDIPGPHIGVDKLPEAPEGYEVARVDVVVRLRRKEGQA